In Streptomyces sp. NBC_01551, one DNA window encodes the following:
- a CDS encoding alpha/beta hydrolase has protein sequence MNNRPVLEPAAQAFADATAQPPYLYQIPVAEGRKAVDDVQNGEGVPLPDVDEEWTTVHGGPTGDVRARIVRPRGATGPLPVILYIHGAGWVFGNAHTHDRLVRELAVGTGAAVVFPEYDLSPEARYPVAIEQNYSVAQWVAREGHHKDLDGTRIAVAGDSVGGNMSAALTLMAKQRGDVTLVQQVLFYPVTDASFDTDSYHAFGEGYFLRRDAMKWFWDQYTTDEAERAQITASPLRASTEQLTGLPPALVITAEADVLRDEGEAYAAKLRAAGVPVTALRVQGVIHDFVMLNALRDTQAAELAIGLATDILRKALA, from the coding sequence ATGAACAACCGTCCGGTCCTCGAACCCGCAGCCCAGGCCTTCGCCGACGCCACCGCCCAGCCGCCGTACCTCTACCAGATCCCCGTCGCCGAAGGCCGTAAGGCCGTGGACGACGTCCAGAACGGTGAGGGCGTCCCCCTGCCGGACGTCGACGAGGAGTGGACCACCGTCCACGGCGGCCCGACCGGCGACGTCCGCGCCCGGATCGTCCGCCCCCGCGGCGCCACCGGCCCGCTCCCCGTCATCCTCTACATCCACGGCGCGGGCTGGGTCTTCGGCAACGCCCACACCCACGACCGGCTCGTCCGCGAACTCGCCGTCGGCACCGGGGCGGCCGTGGTCTTCCCCGAGTACGACCTGTCGCCCGAGGCGCGTTACCCCGTCGCGATCGAGCAGAACTACAGCGTCGCCCAGTGGGTCGCCCGCGAGGGACACCACAAGGACCTCGACGGCACCCGGATCGCCGTAGCCGGTGATTCCGTCGGCGGCAACATGAGCGCCGCCCTCACCCTCATGGCCAAGCAGCGCGGCGATGTCACGCTCGTCCAGCAGGTCCTCTTCTACCCGGTGACCGACGCGAGCTTCGACACGGATTCGTACCACGCCTTCGGCGAGGGCTACTTCCTGCGCCGCGACGCCATGAAGTGGTTCTGGGACCAGTACACGACCGACGAGGCCGAGCGGGCCCAGATCACCGCTTCCCCGCTGCGCGCCTCCACCGAGCAGCTCACCGGCCTGCCGCCGGCCCTGGTCATCACTGCCGAGGCCGACGTCCTGCGCGACGAGGGCGAGGCGTACGCGGCGAAGCTCCGTGCCGCCGGCGTCCCCGTCACCGCCCTGCGAGTCCAGGGCGTCATCCACGACTTCGTGATGCTGAACGCACTGCGCGATACGCAGGCCGCGGAACTCGCCATCGGCCTCGCCACCGACATCCTGCGCAAGGCCCTCGCATGA
- a CDS encoding amidohydrolase: protein MTGPSTSMPVAGLVPAPRREHEHADLLVRNAKVFTGDPDRPKARAVAIRDGRVLALGDDHDLAHLVGPGTKVVDALGRRVIPGLNDSHLHVIRGGLNYVLELRWDGVRSLRHALAMLREQAGRTPKGQWIRVVGGWTAEQFAERRMPTVAELNAAAPDTPVFVLHLYQSALMNRAAVKAAGFTRETPDPRGGQIVRGRDGEPNGVLLAAPSALVLYSTLAKAPALDEADKRTSTRHFLRELNRFGLTSAVDAAGGFQNFPDNYATVTDLARSGELTLRIAYHLFPQTAGQELADLKRWTEMVKPGDGDEWLRLNGAGENLTWAAADFENFSEPRPELAAGYETEFESAVRLLLENGWGFRLHATYDETIRRDLAVFEKLAGEGLFPGGNRWLFDHAETVSADSLDRIAALGGAVSVQNRMSFQGAAFLDRYGAEAAAHTPPVRAMLDRGLTVAAGTDATRVSSYNPWVALHWLVAGRTVAGTVLYPAGNLLDRETALGLYTRGGAQLTGEQDVKGTLREGSYGDLAILSDDYLTVPEDVIPDIESVLTVVGGRIVYATAEYEGLDEAVPPVSPEWSPVAHFGGYQSGARQASLVAEAVAESEQYRRWRVARGSLPDTQPSFVDPCFEH from the coding sequence ATGACCGGGCCGTCGACGAGCATGCCGGTGGCGGGCCTCGTCCCCGCCCCGCGTCGGGAGCACGAGCACGCCGACCTCCTCGTCCGTAACGCCAAGGTCTTCACCGGTGACCCCGACCGGCCAAAGGCCCGTGCCGTCGCGATCCGCGACGGCCGGGTCCTGGCCCTGGGCGACGACCACGACCTCGCCCACCTCGTCGGGCCGGGAACGAAGGTCGTCGACGCCCTCGGCCGCCGGGTGATTCCCGGCCTCAACGACTCGCACCTGCATGTCATCCGGGGCGGCCTGAACTACGTTCTGGAGCTGCGCTGGGACGGCGTACGAAGCCTCCGACACGCCCTCGCGATGCTGCGCGAGCAGGCTGGCCGCACCCCGAAGGGGCAGTGGATCCGGGTGGTGGGCGGCTGGACCGCCGAGCAGTTCGCCGAGCGCAGGATGCCGACCGTCGCGGAGCTGAACGCCGCCGCCCCCGACACCCCGGTCTTCGTCCTGCACCTGTACCAGTCGGCGCTGATGAACCGGGCCGCGGTCAAGGCGGCCGGGTTCACCCGGGAGACCCCCGACCCCCGGGGCGGGCAGATCGTCCGCGGCCGGGACGGCGAACCCAACGGCGTGCTCCTCGCGGCGCCGAGCGCTCTCGTCCTGTACTCGACGCTGGCCAAGGCGCCTGCCCTCGACGAGGCCGACAAGCGGACGTCGACGCGCCACTTCCTGCGCGAGCTGAACCGCTTCGGCCTGACGTCCGCTGTCGACGCCGCCGGCGGCTTCCAGAACTTCCCCGACAACTACGCGACGGTCACCGACCTCGCCAGGTCCGGGGAGCTGACCCTCCGGATCGCCTACCACCTCTTCCCGCAGACGGCCGGGCAGGAACTCGCCGACCTGAAGCGCTGGACCGAGATGGTCAAGCCCGGGGACGGGGACGAGTGGCTCCGGCTGAACGGCGCGGGCGAGAACCTGACCTGGGCCGCCGCCGACTTCGAGAACTTCTCCGAGCCCCGGCCCGAGCTCGCCGCGGGCTACGAGACCGAGTTCGAGAGCGCCGTACGGCTCCTGCTCGAAAACGGCTGGGGCTTCCGGCTCCACGCGACCTACGACGAGACCATCCGCCGCGACCTGGCCGTCTTCGAGAAGCTCGCCGGGGAGGGACTCTTCCCCGGCGGCAACCGCTGGCTCTTCGACCACGCGGAGACGGTCTCGGCCGACAGCCTGGACCGGATCGCGGCCCTCGGCGGCGCCGTGTCCGTGCAGAACCGCATGTCCTTCCAGGGCGCCGCGTTCCTCGACCGTTACGGCGCCGAGGCCGCCGCCCACACCCCGCCGGTCCGGGCCATGCTCGACCGCGGCCTGACGGTCGCCGCCGGAACCGACGCGACCCGCGTCTCTTCGTACAACCCGTGGGTCGCGCTGCACTGGCTGGTGGCCGGGCGCACCGTCGCCGGCACCGTGCTCTATCCGGCGGGGAACCTGCTCGACCGGGAGACCGCCCTCGGCCTCTACACCCGGGGCGGAGCGCAGCTCACCGGCGAGCAGGACGTCAAGGGAACCCTGCGAGAAGGGTCGTACGGCGACCTCGCGATCCTGTCCGACGACTACCTCACCGTACCCGAGGACGTCATCCCCGACATCGAGTCCGTCCTCACCGTCGTCGGCGGCCGCATCGTCTACGCGACCGCGGAGTACGAAGGTCTCGACGAGGCCGTCCCGCCGGTGAGCCCCGAGTGGAGCCCCGTGGCCCACTTCGGCGGCTACCAGAGCGGTGCCCGTCAGGCCTCGCTCGTGGCCGAGGCCGTCGCCGAGTCCGAGCAGTACCGCCGGTGGCGCGTCGCGCGTGGCTCCCTCCCCGACACACAGCCGTCGTTCGTCGACCCCTGCTTCGAGCACTGA
- a CDS encoding GPR1/FUN34/YaaH family transporter, with protein MSTASPTADSGDDARATPRDVPPGRRFEPDLRSMTRINLRPIASPMPLGFFTIAIASVMTGCLQLGILGEEARTAVAFTVLPAFVLQLLVSVLAFGARDVIAATLMAVFAGSWLPYSLIMLSGAADGLKVLGVFNLALLCFGALMTAVTGPKRALWLVLAVSLPRWAATGLAGVTGAEWLTRTSGALGLLVGVVAMYTAFALMLEDMRSEQVLPIGRSGPAHLAVEGDLSVQLRNLERQAGVRRTL; from the coding sequence ATGAGTACCGCCTCACCCACCGCAGACAGCGGCGACGACGCCCGGGCCACCCCGCGGGACGTCCCCCCGGGACGCCGTTTCGAACCGGACCTCCGGTCGATGACACGGATCAACCTGCGCCCCATCGCCTCACCCATGCCGCTCGGCTTCTTCACGATCGCCATCGCGTCCGTGATGACGGGCTGCCTCCAGCTCGGGATCCTCGGCGAGGAGGCCCGTACCGCCGTCGCCTTCACCGTGCTGCCGGCCTTCGTCCTCCAACTCCTGGTCAGTGTCCTGGCCTTCGGCGCCCGTGACGTGATCGCGGCGACCCTGATGGCCGTGTTCGCCGGAAGCTGGCTGCCCTACTCGCTGATCATGCTCAGCGGCGCGGCCGACGGCCTGAAGGTCCTCGGCGTCTTCAACCTGGCGCTCCTCTGCTTCGGCGCGCTGATGACCGCCGTGACCGGGCCCAAGCGGGCGCTGTGGCTCGTCCTCGCGGTCTCCCTGCCCCGCTGGGCGGCCACCGGCCTCGCGGGCGTCACCGGCGCCGAATGGCTGACGCGCACGTCCGGGGCGCTCGGCCTGCTGGTGGGGGTCGTCGCGATGTACACGGCGTTCGCCCTGATGCTCGAGGACATGCGCAGCGAGCAGGTCCTGCCCATCGGCCGCAGCGGCCCCGCCCACCTCGCCGTGGAAGGCGACCTGTCCGTCCAGCTCCGCAACCTGGAACGGCAGGCAGGCGTACGCCGCACGCTCTGA
- a CDS encoding GNAT family N-acetyltransferase, translated as MEPQVTDRPQKSRYEILAGDDGTETAGFAEYHLSEGEIAFIHTEIDSRFAGQGLGGLLARGALDDARARGLRVLPYCPFIRGWIGKHPEYTDLVPEARRARFGL; from the coding sequence ATGGAACCGCAGGTGACGGACCGGCCCCAGAAGTCTCGGTACGAGATCCTCGCCGGCGACGACGGCACCGAGACCGCGGGCTTCGCCGAGTACCACCTCTCGGAGGGTGAGATCGCCTTCATCCACACCGAGATCGACAGCCGGTTCGCCGGCCAGGGCTTGGGCGGTCTCCTTGCCCGGGGAGCGCTCGACGACGCCCGGGCTCGTGGGCTGCGCGTCCTGCCGTACTGCCCCTTCATCCGGGGCTGGATCGGCAAGCATCCCGAGTACACCGACCTGGTGCCCGAGGCGAGGCGCGCCCGCTTCGGCCTGTGA
- a CDS encoding alpha/beta fold hydrolase, with translation MPRHARPTVVLVHGAFADASSFARVIPELAAAGMEVVAPAVPNRSLVDDAAYIASVIRAVEGPVILVGHSYGGAVITLAGAEDNVRALVYLAGYALEEGESLGELQGRFPDSGLADALVYTPFPVAGSTETGTDVSVDIEKFPALFAADVDPDLAAVLAVSQRPLAARAFSEAAPVAAWKTKPSWGLVASSDRTINPDVERYGYERAGMTTVEVDSSHLVMLAQPKAVAELIQDAARSTAH, from the coding sequence ATGCCCCGACACGCCCGCCCCACCGTCGTCCTGGTCCACGGCGCCTTCGCCGACGCCTCCAGCTTCGCCCGCGTCATCCCCGAACTGGCCGCCGCCGGTATGGAAGTGGTGGCCCCGGCCGTGCCCAACCGCAGCCTCGTCGACGACGCCGCGTACATAGCCTCGGTGATCCGCGCCGTCGAAGGCCCCGTGATCCTGGTCGGGCACTCCTACGGTGGTGCCGTCATCACCCTCGCCGGCGCGGAGGACAACGTCCGCGCACTGGTGTACCTCGCGGGATACGCACTGGAGGAGGGCGAGAGCCTGGGCGAGCTGCAGGGCCGCTTCCCCGACTCCGGCCTCGCCGACGCGCTCGTCTACACCCCGTTCCCGGTGGCCGGCTCCACCGAGACCGGCACTGATGTCTCGGTGGACATCGAGAAGTTCCCCGCCCTCTTCGCGGCGGACGTCGACCCCGACCTCGCCGCGGTGCTCGCCGTCTCCCAGCGCCCCCTGGCAGCACGTGCCTTCTCGGAGGCGGCGCCTGTCGCGGCGTGGAAGACCAAGCCCTCGTGGGGCCTGGTCGCCTCCTCCGACCGCACGATCAACCCCGATGTGGAGCGCTACGGGTACGAGCGCGCCGGCATGACCACCGTCGAGGTCGACTCCTCCCATCTGGTCATGCTTGCCCAGCCCAAGGCCGTGGCAGAGCTGATCCAGGACGCGGCCCGGTCCACCGCCCACTGA
- a CDS encoding ABC transporter substrate-binding protein produces MRFGARLALAGIALAVLATACGVPQDSGSQSHTPVDCGPYARYGEHPGTKVTVYAENRDREADLFEETWADFADCTGIDVRYEGDGEFEAQIQLRVDGGSAPDVAFFPQPGLLERFARAGKLKPASAGVVALAKKGWSADWNSYATVNGTLYGTPLVANVKSFVWYSPKFFRDRGLNVPRTWSELMAVTEKVAASGVKPWCAGIESAEATGWPVTDWIEDVLLRQQGTDVYDQWVAHQIPFNDPRVIKAMDTVGSLLKNDRYANGGFGPARSMASISFQEAGTPVLSGDCAMHRQASFYADMWPKGTEIGPDEDVYAFLLPGADPADRPVLGGGVFTAVFADRPEVRAFQEYLASADFANARMKKGPFVSANKGVDPANAATPVDRLSIQLLQDSGTQFRFDGSDLMPASVGAGTFWKGAVDWIGGASTRQVADSVERSWPSH; encoded by the coding sequence ATGAGGTTCGGCGCGAGGCTCGCGCTCGCCGGCATCGCCCTCGCCGTCCTTGCCACCGCCTGCGGTGTTCCGCAGGACAGCGGTTCGCAGTCGCACACCCCCGTGGACTGTGGGCCGTACGCCAGGTACGGCGAACACCCCGGCACCAAGGTCACCGTCTACGCGGAGAACCGGGACCGGGAGGCCGACCTGTTCGAAGAGACCTGGGCGGACTTCGCGGACTGCACGGGAATCGACGTCCGGTACGAGGGGGACGGGGAGTTCGAGGCCCAGATCCAGCTCCGGGTCGACGGCGGGAGCGCACCGGATGTGGCGTTCTTCCCCCAGCCGGGGCTCCTGGAACGCTTCGCGCGGGCGGGGAAGCTCAAGCCCGCGAGCGCCGGGGTCGTGGCCCTCGCGAAGAAGGGCTGGTCGGCGGACTGGAACAGCTACGCGACCGTGAACGGCACCCTCTACGGCACGCCGCTGGTCGCGAACGTGAAGTCGTTCGTCTGGTACTCCCCGAAGTTCTTCCGCGACAGGGGACTGAACGTTCCCCGCACGTGGTCCGAGCTGATGGCCGTGACGGAGAAGGTCGCGGCGTCGGGCGTCAAGCCGTGGTGCGCGGGCATCGAGTCCGCCGAGGCAACCGGCTGGCCCGTCACGGACTGGATCGAGGACGTCCTGCTGCGTCAGCAGGGCACGGACGTCTACGACCAGTGGGTCGCTCACCAGATCCCGTTCAACGACCCGCGGGTGATCAAGGCCATGGACACCGTCGGGTCCCTCCTCAAGAACGACCGGTACGCCAACGGCGGTTTCGGTCCGGCCCGTTCGATGGCGTCGATCTCCTTCCAGGAGGCCGGCACACCGGTTCTCTCAGGCGACTGCGCGATGCACCGCCAGGCCTCGTTCTATGCCGACATGTGGCCGAAGGGCACCGAGATCGGACCGGACGAGGACGTCTACGCCTTCCTCCTGCCGGGGGCCGACCCGGCCGACCGGCCCGTCCTGGGCGGTGGGGTGTTCACCGCGGTGTTCGCCGACCGTCCCGAAGTGCGGGCGTTCCAGGAGTATCTGGCCTCCGCGGACTTCGCGAACGCGCGCATGAAGAAGGGCCCGTTCGTCTCGGCGAACAAGGGCGTGGATCCGGCGAACGCCGCCACCCCGGTCGACAGGCTCTCGATCCAGCTGCTCCAGGACTCAGGCACACAGTTCAGGTTCGACGGTTCGGACCTGATGCCCGCTTCGGTCGGCGCCGGGACGTTCTGGAAGGGAGCCGTCGACTGGATCGGCGGCGCGAGCACCCGACAGGTCGCCGACTCCGTCGAACGGTCCTGGCCGAGCCACTGA
- a CDS encoding carbohydrate ABC transporter permease, giving the protein MPFDAVAQQPKLLYLLQGVAAFAAVVSLILLALHRGPVRRRAAALILLTPALLLLTVGLLLPGLRTLALSFTQNGGDAWAGLDNYVWMVTDPRALVALRNTLAWVVLVPLLATSVGLLYAAAVVRSRFRAFALLLVLMPMAISFVGAGVVWKFVYAYRPAEAGQIGLLNQLVVAFGGEPRQWLVDSPWNVLFLIVAMVWTQAGFAAVLLAGAIRAVPGELTEAARLDGASPRQIFWRITLPSIRPTLLVVVLAQAIGTFKAFDIVKTMTGGQFDTGVIAHEMYDQAFRHGETGRGAALAVLLFILVTPFVAHQVRAQRRAA; this is encoded by the coding sequence ATGCCGTTCGACGCCGTCGCCCAGCAGCCCAAGCTGCTGTACCTGCTCCAGGGCGTCGCCGCCTTCGCGGCGGTGGTCTCCCTGATCCTGCTCGCGCTGCACCGGGGGCCGGTTCGGAGAAGGGCCGCGGCCCTGATCCTGCTGACCCCCGCGCTGCTGCTGCTCACGGTGGGTCTCCTCCTGCCCGGTCTGCGCACCCTGGCGCTGTCGTTCACGCAGAACGGGGGAGACGCCTGGGCCGGCCTCGACAACTACGTGTGGATGGTCACCGACCCCCGGGCGCTGGTCGCGCTGCGCAACACTCTGGCGTGGGTGGTGCTCGTGCCGCTGCTGGCCACCTCGGTTGGTCTGCTCTACGCGGCGGCCGTCGTACGGTCGCGGTTCAGAGCGTTCGCGCTGCTCCTAGTCCTGATGCCGATGGCGATCTCCTTCGTCGGCGCGGGCGTCGTCTGGAAGTTCGTCTACGCCTACCGTCCCGCGGAGGCCGGGCAGATCGGGCTGCTCAACCAGCTCGTCGTCGCGTTCGGCGGCGAACCGAGGCAATGGCTCGTGGACTCTCCCTGGAACGTACTGTTCCTCATCGTGGCGATGGTGTGGACACAGGCGGGCTTCGCGGCCGTCCTGCTGGCCGGCGCGATCAGGGCCGTTCCCGGCGAGCTCACCGAGGCGGCCCGACTCGACGGCGCGTCCCCCCGCCAGATCTTCTGGCGGATCACCCTGCCGTCGATCAGACCCACGCTGCTCGTCGTGGTCCTGGCCCAGGCGATCGGCACTTTCAAGGCCTTCGACATCGTCAAGACCATGACCGGCGGGCAGTTCGACACGGGCGTCATCGCCCACGAGATGTACGACCAGGCCTTCCGCCACGGCGAGACGGGCCGCGGCGCCGCTCTCGCCGTGCTCCTCTTCATCCTCGTCACCCCCTTCGTCGCCCACCAGGTCCGGGCACAGCGGAGGGCAGCGTGA
- a CDS encoding carbohydrate ABC transporter permease, which produces MNGVRERLASRAFTSIAVVIAILWTTPTLGLLLSSFRPEEEIKTTGWWTVFGTPHLTLDNYGEVLSGGGNGSGRLAEYFVNSVVITLPSVLFPLVPAFFAAYALAWIDFRGRDALVVGIFALQAVPLQMALVPLLKLFSQGWLFLPAWHLTGPARFGQVWFAHTVFALPFAVFLLHNFLAGLPRDLIEAARVDGASHGALLLRIVLPLARPALVSFAVIQFIWVWNDLLVALTLSGGTAETAPMTVRLASLAGTYGNEWQRLTAGAFVAAFVPLLVFIALRRHFARGLLAGSVKG; this is translated from the coding sequence GTGAACGGCGTCCGGGAGCGTCTGGCCTCCCGCGCCTTCACGTCGATCGCCGTGGTGATCGCGATCCTCTGGACGACACCGACCCTCGGTCTGCTGCTCTCCTCCTTCCGTCCCGAGGAGGAGATCAAGACGACGGGCTGGTGGACCGTGTTCGGTACGCCACACCTCACGCTCGACAACTACGGCGAGGTGCTGTCCGGCGGCGGGAACGGGTCGGGGCGGTTGGCGGAGTACTTCGTCAATTCCGTCGTCATCACCCTTCCCTCGGTGCTGTTCCCGCTCGTGCCGGCGTTCTTCGCGGCGTACGCCCTGGCGTGGATCGACTTCAGAGGGCGGGACGCGCTCGTCGTCGGCATCTTCGCGCTCCAGGCCGTGCCGCTTCAGATGGCGCTCGTCCCCCTCCTGAAGCTGTTCTCCCAGGGCTGGCTGTTCCTGCCCGCGTGGCACCTCACCGGTCCCGCGCGTTTCGGCCAGGTCTGGTTCGCCCACACGGTCTTCGCGCTGCCGTTCGCGGTGTTCCTCCTGCACAACTTCCTGGCGGGACTGCCCCGGGACCTGATCGAAGCCGCCCGCGTTGACGGCGCCTCGCACGGGGCGCTGCTGCTCCGGATCGTGCTGCCCCTGGCCCGCCCGGCCCTCGTCTCCTTCGCCGTCATCCAGTTCATCTGGGTGTGGAACGACCTCCTCGTGGCACTGACGCTGTCGGGCGGAACGGCCGAGACCGCGCCGATGACGGTCAGACTGGCGAGCCTGGCCGGGACGTACGGCAACGAGTGGCAGCGGCTCACCGCAGGAGCCTTCGTGGCGGCGTTCGTCCCGCTGCTCGTCTTCATCGCCCTCCGTCGGCACTTCGCACGGGGACTGCTCGCCGGATCGGTCAAGGGATGA
- a CDS encoding AAA family ATPase produces MSLDRPEGEGTAVPGSAALSRPGLRGREAELERLRALVEAVRDGEGGAVALLLGEPGIGKTVLLQETVSIARAHGFVVSHGRAEELHELAPLASLASGLLRGDPPLLSSTDFADLAGHHDQRIWLVERLAQLIEERSAGTPVLIAVDDVQWADPLSRFALSVMPARLLSSPVLWLLTGRNDPEPYGQGPLATTLPLRPLSDTALAELARDVLGGDVPEQVAELLDGAGGNPFLAAELLTGIAASGGDADVPEPPERLVLGVRDRLAGLRPGTLHFLRIGSVLGRAFSLADAAALCGRPASGLSAEVDEAIAAALLHDDGERLLFRHDLLRQAVYADLAPSVRRALHREAASRLVAAGRSSTDAVPHLLKSADPGDQEAIGLLGTAATDVIAVMPDLAADLAVRALELVPPHAPMVFDVGERAIVALTRAGRYTQARDTGDTLLARQPPLDVFARLQSVLGDTLWHLDDIHELTRRSTAALAAVTDPTIRARLTARQALARSRGRDLGAARETGERALAEAERSGDREARVLALWGLGEIALNAGDCAAAAEHHTALSVFDTAFLPEEAVARIHMDDFDTVRRLLRTAGDAPLRPAMLSWAQGTLNMGLGRLDDADADLVTAERLEADLHVPGNLVNIRVNRGLLAMLRGDREAAREHLDVVRATVAERPNTGNHATHQYFEAVVADADGDHAAAAELVRSVQRDHSFLRWRLLRPHVVQAVRIALRGGDRNLAEDLAAQAVEHATRNPGVPTAQGAAAHASALANADPGLLERSVRILLTGPRPLPLAAASADLGRALLAAGDPAATPTLTRAHDIYAQAGADVEADRVRADLERATSRPGRRTGGLRPRPGQGWDALTASERKVARLIAAGHTNRSAAEALVVSPHTVNTHLASIFRKLSVRSRVHLARIALAEGDAGTVTGG; encoded by the coding sequence ATGAGCCTCGACCGGCCCGAGGGAGAAGGCACGGCGGTGCCCGGGAGCGCGGCGCTGAGCCGGCCCGGGCTGCGGGGCCGCGAAGCCGAGCTGGAGCGGCTGCGCGCCCTGGTCGAGGCGGTGCGCGACGGCGAGGGAGGAGCGGTCGCGCTGCTCCTGGGCGAACCCGGGATCGGGAAGACCGTACTGCTCCAGGAGACCGTCTCTATCGCGCGGGCTCACGGGTTCGTCGTCAGCCACGGGCGCGCCGAGGAACTGCACGAGCTGGCACCGCTCGCCTCACTGGCCTCCGGCCTCCTGCGCGGTGACCCGCCGCTGCTTTCCAGCACGGACTTCGCAGACCTCGCGGGCCATCACGACCAGCGCATCTGGCTCGTCGAACGACTGGCCCAGCTGATCGAGGAACGCTCGGCGGGCACACCCGTACTGATCGCGGTCGACGACGTCCAATGGGCCGACCCGCTCAGCCGGTTCGCCCTGAGCGTCATGCCGGCGCGGCTGCTCAGCTCCCCGGTCCTCTGGCTGCTCACGGGCAGGAACGACCCGGAGCCGTACGGGCAGGGGCCGCTGGCGACTACCCTCCCCCTCCGACCGCTGTCCGACACGGCCCTGGCCGAGCTGGCACGGGACGTCCTCGGCGGGGACGTACCGGAGCAGGTCGCGGAACTCCTCGACGGGGCGGGAGGCAACCCCTTCCTCGCGGCCGAGCTGCTCACGGGCATCGCGGCGTCGGGCGGGGACGCGGACGTGCCGGAGCCGCCGGAGCGGCTGGTCCTCGGTGTACGCGACCGGCTGGCCGGCCTCCGGCCGGGCACCCTCCACTTCCTGCGGATCGGCTCGGTCCTCGGCCGCGCGTTCTCGCTCGCGGACGCCGCCGCGCTGTGCGGCCGGCCCGCCTCCGGACTCAGCGCCGAAGTGGACGAGGCGATCGCCGCCGCCCTCCTCCACGACGATGGCGAACGCCTCCTGTTCCGCCACGACCTGCTCCGCCAGGCGGTGTACGCCGATCTCGCCCCCTCCGTACGCCGGGCGCTCCACCGTGAGGCCGCGAGCCGGCTCGTCGCGGCGGGCCGGAGCTCCACCGACGCGGTCCCGCATCTGCTGAAGAGCGCCGACCCCGGCGACCAGGAGGCGATCGGGCTGCTCGGCACGGCCGCCACGGACGTGATCGCCGTGATGCCCGACCTCGCCGCCGACCTGGCCGTACGCGCCCTTGAACTCGTACCGCCCCACGCGCCCATGGTGTTCGACGTGGGCGAACGGGCCATCGTCGCGCTGACCCGCGCGGGCCGGTACACCCAGGCACGGGACACCGGCGACACGCTGCTCGCCCGGCAGCCGCCCCTGGACGTCTTCGCCCGTCTGCAGTCCGTACTCGGCGACACGCTGTGGCACCTCGACGACATCCACGAGCTGACCCGACGTTCGACGGCAGCACTGGCCGCAGTCACCGACCCGACAATCCGCGCCCGGCTCACCGCCCGGCAGGCCCTCGCCCGGTCCCGCGGGCGCGACCTCGGGGCCGCTCGCGAGACCGGCGAACGGGCGCTCGCCGAAGCGGAGCGGTCCGGTGACCGGGAGGCCCGTGTCCTCGCGCTGTGGGGCCTGGGCGAGATCGCCCTCAACGCGGGCGATTGCGCCGCCGCCGCCGAACACCACACGGCGCTGAGCGTGTTCGACACGGCCTTCCTGCCCGAGGAGGCCGTCGCCCGGATCCACATGGACGACTTCGATACCGTACGGCGACTGCTCCGGACGGCGGGCGACGCTCCCCTGCGCCCCGCCATGCTGAGTTGGGCCCAGGGAACCCTGAACATGGGGCTCGGCCGGCTCGACGACGCGGACGCCGACCTCGTCACCGCCGAGCGGCTCGAAGCGGACCTCCACGTGCCCGGCAACCTGGTCAACATCCGCGTCAACCGCGGCCTCCTCGCGATGCTGCGCGGCGACCGCGAAGCCGCGCGGGAACACCTGGACGTCGTGCGGGCGACCGTGGCCGAGCGGCCGAACACGGGCAACCACGCCACGCACCAGTATTTCGAGGCCGTCGTCGCCGACGCCGACGGCGACCACGCGGCAGCGGCCGAACTGGTCCGATCCGTGCAGCGTGACCATTCCTTCCTCCGATGGCGGCTCCTGCGCCCCCATGTCGTCCAGGCCGTGCGGATCGCCCTGCGCGGCGGGGATCGGAACCTGGCCGAGGACCTCGCGGCCCAGGCTGTCGAACACGCCACCCGCAACCCCGGCGTGCCGACCGCCCAGGGGGCGGCCGCCCACGCATCCGCCTTGGCGAACGCCGACCCCGGACTCCTGGAGCGATCGGTCCGCATCCTCCTCACCGGCCCCCGGCCGCTGCCCCTCGCCGCCGCATCCGCCGACCTCGGGCGCGCTCTTCTTGCGGCAGGCGACCCCGCTGCGACACCCACTCTGACCAGGGCCCACGACATCTACGCCCAGGCGGGGGCCGATGTCGAGGCCGATCGGGTCCGGGCCGATCTGGAACGGGCCACCAGCCGCCCCGGCCGACGCACCGGAGGCCTCCGGCCGCGCCCCGGCCAGGGCTGGGACGCGCTCACGGCCTCGGAACGCAAGGTGGCCCGGCTGATCGCCGCGGGCCACACCAACCGGTCGGCCGCGGAGGCCCTCGTCGTCTCCCCGCACACGGTCAACACCCATCTGGCGTCGATCTTCCGCAAGCTCTCGGTGCGCTCCAGGGTCCACCTGGCCCGGATCGCGCTTGCGGAGGGCGACGCCGGAACAGTCACCGGCGGCTGA